In Nitrosopumilus sp., the genomic stretch ATGAAGTTCTTTTGTTTGGTTTACTCAAATTATGAATTTTTTAAGAATTGGCAGTATTGTTTTAACTATAATTATCATTACAACCTTTTTTGCTTCTGCAGAAATATTTGAGGCACACCTAGAAGAAGATACAGAAAAGCCTAATTTTGATCATCCATTTTTGCCTTATGCAGGATTGTTTTTGTTTGGTTTACCTCCATCGATAGCAGGAATTGTTGTATCATTCTTCAAAACTAGCAAATCAAAAATCTTAGGCTTTAGTATAATAACTGTTATATCTTATGTTGTAATTTTCATCATCGCAATTTTGATGTTAAATTATCCTATACTATTTGACATTCCAGAAACATACTGGGAACTTACCAAATAAAGAAACTGAAGAGTAGATTTTTTAATAATCATGAAATTGTCGTTGTATTTGCATCACTTGTATTTTTTAAATCCCAACTAATTTGGTTTTACTTACCATTGTTCTATATCTTCTTGATCACAGGCATGTATTTTAGAATAATCTTTTATTGTTTTAAGCACATTCAAAAGTGCATTGCATAACAAAATGATAGGCAATGATTTGGTAGTAGCATATACAATACCAAATGATTCAGGAAAAAAAGAATTCATCACAATATTGCCATGGGGGGAAGAGATTACAATAATGGGTGAAAACAAAAAATACTACTTTATTAAATTTAATTTCTCCAAAGAACTAGATGATGGCAGTTTTATTCTTGAAGAAAAATCGGGAGTCATTAACAAAAAAACAGAATTAATTGATATCAATAATAATGGGATTCTGAGAGTTGATTTTGTAGATGTACAACAAGGAGATGCGGCGTATATTGAAACTCCTAATGACAAGCGAATACTAGTAGATGGTGGAGATAATCAATTATTTGCCAGATATTTAGCTCAAAAATTTCCTGGTTCAACCATTAATGAACCATATGTAATTGATGCAATAGTAGCTACCCATGGTGACGCTGATCATTTTCAAGGATTAATTGAAATATACAATTCAGAAAAAAATGATGTTAAAAATAAACAATTATTCATTTATCCAAAAAGAATTTTTCATAATGGAATTGTGAAATCTTCTAATAAGATCAATGGCAAAAATGTTTCTACAAAGAAAAGATTAGGTAGAACAAAAGAATTTGATGGGAGATTGTACCTTGTGGATCTTTTTGATGACATAACTAGCGTACCAAAAAAGAAACTGAATTCAACATTTCAAAAATGGGTTAAAGCAATTAAAGCATATAAAAAACGTGGTCCTATTGAATTACGACGTTTAGAGTATGATCCCACAGATAAGCCGTTTGATTTTGTAAAAAAAGAGGGTATAGATATCCAAGTTTTAGGCCCAAGAACACAAATAAAAGAAGGTCTAAGCACATTACCTTTCTTAAAACAAAGAGATAAACCAATTCCAAGATCAGTAATCAAAGATAATGAGGATAAAGAAAAAGGATCGTATTCTCATTCGCACACCATTAATGGTCACTCTATAATCCTAAAAATAAAATTCAAAAATGTAAATATCCTGTTTACAGGGGACCTCAACGATGAATCAGGTAAAGATTTGGCAGAACAAAACAGAATCGATTTGAGTGCAGAGATTTTTAAAACACCGCACCATGGATCACATGAATTTTCAAGTGAATTTTTGGAAAAAGTAAAACCAGTAGTTTCTATTATTTCGTCTGGAGACGAAAATGCAGCAAAAGAATACATTCATCCACGTGCATCTTTGGTTGGTTCATTAGGAAAAAACTCTAGAGTTGCCGAACCACTTATTTTTGTAACCGAATTAGCAGCTTTTTTTAAGAATATGGGTTTTGTTGATGATAAAATCTATAAAACAAGTAAATTGAAAAAACAAAATAGTACTAAACAAAAAGGACCATTTTATGCATTTAAGAGAACTGCGTTTGGAACAGTACATATCAGAACAGATGGAAATAGAGTTCTAGTTTATACCCATAGTGGTAAAGAAGACATGAAAGAAGCTTATGTTTTTACTGTTGATAGTAATGGTGGGATAGATTTTAAATCAGAGAAGATGGTTACTTGACATATCAGTTAAAACATATTTTTTTATGATCTAATTCTTTAATTGGTTTTTTATTTTGATATCTACATTAACATGCAATGCATAAATAATTTTTACTATCAAAGATTAATTCCAAAAAAATATTTATTTATCATCAACTTGGATTAAGAATTACATCTCAAAGTTTTGTTAGATATTAACATAATTTCATGATAAAGTCAAGATTTACGATTAATTCATGTCACATTTTATCCATACGACTCTTTTACAATTATCCTGTTTAACATTCTCTTTAGTCCAAGTTTGAAGATATGGTGCAGATTTGAAAATTTTGTGAGTATTTTAAACTCAGTTTAGATAATCCAATTAAACGTCTACCAAAAAGTTTAGGTTGGATTTATCACGAAATCAAACTCTTTCCGTGCAAATTTTTTTATGTTTTCTTAGATTTTCAGAAGAATGAAACTCAGTACCACATGCTCTACATTTTTCCTTTTTCTTATTGTGTGCAATTTCTTTATGTTTTTCTAGTCTTTCAGGATACTTGAACCTCGATCCACATTCTTTACATTTTAGTTTTCTTATACTATCTACTGACACCATGCTTAGTTTAGTAGTATCTAGTACTAAAACTAAGTTCCTCATTACATGCTGTTTCTTTATTTGGTACCGTTTTTATCTAGGTATGGGTTGCTGTTTTTTTTTTGTTTATTTTCTCAAGGATGAATCATAGACTAGAAACAACTAATGCTTAACCAATAAATCAGACTCAAAAGTACATATTCTCAATCATAACCAATATGTGTAGATGTTTACAATGATAAACCATAATACATCTAGAAACATCATAAATGGAAAATTCTCCATTTTCTTATTTGTATCAAAGATTTGAGATAAATTTAGAAAATCACACACATGCACAATTCAAGAAATGTTTTCACGAAAAATGCAGAAATAATTAAGGAGTTTTATGATGCGTTTAAGAAACAAAACAAATTATTATGTTTGCAATACTATGATGAAAAAATAGAGTGGATCATTATAGATCAGATGTCAACAAATGGTAGCACATATGTTGGGTCAAAATCAATTTTTGAGGAATATTTTCCAAAAATGTTGTCTGATTTCCAACCTGGTACTTGCCAAAATAAGTCAATTCTGATGTATGGCAGCCAAACCCAAACCCATACACACTCAACAAGTTTGATTGTGGTTTCATGGGTAACACATACGGTTCTGCTATTATGAAAAATGCTCTTTTTGATACAATATAGACTTGCCTTCTTTGCAGACTTGACTATTGCCTTCTTGACGGGTATTTGATGCAGCTTGTGAATATTCATTTGCTAACCAAAGATCTTTTTTCAAATAAGCTTTTTACAATTATTTCTTAAAGTCATCTAGATTAGTTTTCATTAAAGTTCTATACCATGTTTTTCTTTGACATGTAAAATAAAATTTGAATTCTTTTTAGATATAAAATTACAGTATGTACATTTAAATACGGATTGTTGTTTTGGAGATCCTATTTTTCTGCTCATTTCAAATTTTTAATCAATTGGTTAATGATAAAACTTTCCTCAATACATGTTGTTCCTTTTTATTTTATTATTTTGACTCAACGTAATTATTACTTAAATAATCAATATATGGGTATTTTAAATCTTTAAATGCCATAATCTGTCAACGGTTGTATCGTATTCTTCTTCATACATATCATTCAGGTAAATTCTGACTTGGATAAACTGATGGTCAAACTGGAACATCAACTGATCCTTTCTAAATAGGATCTGCCATATCAAATAAGAAATGAAGACATTAAGGAATTAAAAATATTTGAAAAAAAATCATATGGCGGACAAGACCAGCATATATCTGTATTATATTTTTGAATTAAATGGTAATACCAAAGAATCCATTATGTCTTTGTTGATATTGGCAAAAGATTTTGAATTTTCATTCCATGTATGAATATTTTGTTTTGTTGCATCAATTGATGCAATTGACATCATAGTATGAATATTAAATGATCCTCTAATCTTTTCTGCAGAATCATGCATCATATTCATTGAAGATTCTTGCATATTCGCGTTTATTCCTACTTTGGTTGCAAATTCCCTTTGAATATCAATGATTGATGATGAAGCATCATTCCATGCTTGGACATATTCTTGGAGCAGATTAGTTGCTGCTTGATGGAACTGTGGAATTGACTTTTCCATATTTGAATAGAAAGTCTTGACACCATCATTCCAAACAGAATAGATATCTTTGTGATTGTTTATATTTTCTATTTTACTCATTTGTCACACCTCCTCCTATTGGATTAAGTATTATTACTTGAATTCCTCAAGCAGATCTTCATTTTTCTTGAAGATCCATGTTAAGCCAATCATGTCTATGGCAGTAATAGTAGAGAGTAAGTTTTTGGTCTCACATTCAACCAGGGTTTCTTGACTTGGTTTTTGGTCATATCTGTGTTGGATTACAATTGACATGAGATAAAATAGTTCCAGAATGATATAATCATAGCAGTTGATTTGTGGTATGCCTTATTTTGACATAAATCTTAAATTTTTACATTGGCCAAACAACATCAAATCCTACTGACATACATATTCAAGGTGATGATTCTTCAGAAGATAGGATCTAGATGGGAGGCTTTTCAAGCTTTTTCTAGTGACATTTTGGTTGTTACGCATATTGAATGGGATGAATACACATTCTGTTTTACAGATATTTTGGATTCTGGCTCTACAGCACCGTGGAATTAGGAATGAAGAGAAATACATTTCTTTAATTGTTCTTGCAGCCATAACCCAAGTTCTAATTTTAGGCATCATAGGATCTCAATCATCTCTTCAACATCTCGGCCATTTAGATTCTTTCCAATGAAGTCAAATTAGCATTCAAACCATCACTATCAATCGTAGTGGTTTTATTGCCATCTTATTGGAAGAGGTACAATCGTTGAGGTTAATTCTGAAATAGACGCAACAGGACTAGATATAGGTATTGTTAAAGTCTAGACAATCTATGAATTGGAACCAATAACATTCATCAAAAGGTGCAACAAAAGGAAACTTGTTTGTTAAAGCAACAGGTGGAAAAACAGAAGATTATAAAACGATCTCAGAAAATATTGTCTTGAAACATAACGACTTGAAGTAATATGGTAAAAATAATCACTATACAAACCCCCTAAGTTCTCTCATATGGACATAATATGTAAATTACATATCCACAATACATCAACATAAAACATATACAAATGATTTAATGAATTCTGATACAATATCATTTCATGGAGTTACAATGGGTATGTACAATAGATGAGACGGGTTGAAATTTTTTTAGTAAAGTGAAAACCACATAGAGAAGGAAAGTGCAGAGATTAAACTAGACACAAGAATTACAAGCTGATTCTCTTTGTATCTTATCCTTTGTTAACCATTTTTGCCACATCTGGATGATTGTGATTGATGTGTAATTCCAGATGTTGTTTTGTAACATAGTTCATTGGCTCATCTGTAGGACATACAGGACATTTGAATGACACTGATTTTCTAGTCCACAAAATACAGTTAAGAAATCTAGTCAAAATTTACATCCCAAATGATGTTCAAAATACAACCAGATAATTACAGAGTAGGGCAAATTGCCTTGTTAGATGATGATTGTTTTATAGTTTTTACTTGTAACGTATTTTATTCTTGAATCCAATTCTCTCTGTTTATTTTTGCAGTTTCATCTAAAGTTATTTTGATTATAATCCAAAAATCAGATGAACCCTAGTTTTCAAATAACGTTATTATATTCATAAAAAAGGACCTTATATAACAAAATGGCTGACGACGCAAAACCAACTATGAAGACTGAAATCCTAGACAAGATTGCAGCACTTGTTACTGCAGCCTTTGGTCTGGTAGCAGCTTTGGCATGGAATGATGCAATAAAGACAATCTTCAAAGAAGTTTTTGGAGAACAATCAACTATTGGTCCAATGTTATTATATGCAATTGTGGTTACGATTATAGCTGTAATTCTTACAATAATTGTCGCTCGTGCAGTATCTAATGCAAAGGGATCTTAACTCTTTTTTTTTCTAAAAAAAGATACTTTGAAATATTAATAATTCTGTATGTTGTAATGACTTTCAAGTGTGTATTGTGTAATTATAAAAATAAGTTAGAGTCAAAATACTGATAAAACAAACTTTTTAGATAATAGATGGTTTATCATACAAAAATAGCAAGAGAATTCCAGTTAACATAACAAAGGATGCCATAAAATAGATTATTACATGTAAAATTCCAATTTTTTTGCTGTAATAGTGTCCAACAAATATGATTATCATCCCCATACCAACTAAAAATATTCCAACTATGAGATTGATAAAATCCATCATTATTTTCTAATATATCACACTAATGATTCATTACTTTATTTTCATAATATCCATAGTATTATGAAATATTATGATAGTATTCTTACTGATAATTTCTTATTGTTAGTTATATGCATAAATTTGATTTAATTTTCTAATAATAAAACATGCTAAACTAACACAACTTCTTTATTTTTGTAGAAATTAGGACAAATAATCATGTTTTATGATGGCATATACGGGTATCCCTTAACATTAGAGAAGATTATGCAATAATCAATTACTTAACCACAAATTTTAAACAATTTTCTATATTTATAAAAACTAGAATGGAATAAAATCATCTACAGATGAAACAATGATTACACCCTTACTTTCACCACCTAGAGCGTTCTTTATAGCAGCAGATACATCTTGAATTCTGTCAGATTCTACAACGGTAGCAATTATTTTTCGTGGAACATATACAGAATTCATGGTACTTGTTCCTCTACCAGATCGTGTTTTTTCCTTTTCTTTTCCGGCACTCTTTACATCATATATTATTGCATCTAGGTCTAGTTCTCGTAGAGATACTATAACGGTATCAGCTTTTTCATTTTTTACTAGCACTGCTAATCTTTTCATGGTAGACATTAAGTCATAACACCAATCCACCAAATACTAAAAATGATTCTTCTTCGAACATTATTTTATTTGGTAAGAACTTGTAATTAAACATTATATGTTATAAAAAATATTAAAGTATCAGACTTGGCAAGTTTCAGATTCAACTTCTTTTTCATAATCCTATAGGGCTGCCAACTAAATTTGAACCACATAGAATAGATTGACAACAAAAAAATAAAGAAAAAGAAGTGCTTTCTTATTCTTCAGATTCATCATCGTAGAAATTCTCATACTTATTGTATATTCAAATAGACTCTAACTACCAATAGAAGATCTCTTGCTTGAGGATTAATCTCAATTCAGATATTGTTGTTATATATGATAAAATGTTGTTATATATGATAAAATGTTGTTATCCTGATTTCTTGTCGTACACGTTTGTAGTGAAACAATTATGTAAAATTGAGAGACAGGTTCACATAGTATATGGCAAAGCCATATAAAAGATCATCCCACCTCCTGAATCTAATATTAACATTTTCAGACTAAAAAGGAATGTGTATAATTCCTACGTGCAAAACAACGTGAGAGTAGAAGTTATACCATCAATGGGTTTTATTTTGGTGTTAATTGTTTCCTTTGTGGAATCATTTGAACCATTTAGATGAACTAAAACATCATAAAATCCTTTGATATGGCTTATATCAATTACAGCAGGAATTGACTGTATTTTTTCAATTATATCATATATGTGTCCCTTATCACATGTGACCAATACAAATGAATGTTCATTTTGATGCAGTGAGAACCATATACATCCAAAATAATTAAAAGATTCTATGTAATTGTGCAATGCCTTAAAATGGATAAATGATGAAATTTATATCAAATAATAATATTTATGGCTAAACAAATGGATATTTTTTTACATATTATTTAATAATTCCTACACTTTTAATCCACAATTACTTTAAATCTCAAAATAATACACATGTATGACTCAATACAGTAAGAGAGGAGATACTTTACTGTAAGTACTGCAAAGGTAATCCAAAAATAGAAATACCAAATAACATTGACTTGACATCACCATCAAGTGAAGAATTTGTGGAAAATGTTAGATGTACAATTTGCAAAAACATCGGTTATGTAAAACGATAAGTGATTAGAATTAACGAGAATGAATTTTTCACATATTCTCGTTATTAGTCGGGATGCGAAATGATCCTATATTGTAGCATATAAATTGATTTTGTTTGTAGATTCAGTCATGATTGTTTTGTAATTGTGGTATTTCAGTTATAGAGTAATAGTCAT encodes the following:
- a CDS encoding C2H2-type zinc finger protein; the encoded protein is MVSVDSIRKLKCKECGSRFKYPERLEKHKEIAHNKKKEKCRACGTEFHSSENLRKHKKICTERV
- a CDS encoding Lrp/AsnC ligand binding domain-containing protein; the protein is MVTCDKGHIYDIIEKIQSIPAVIDISHIKGFYDVLVHLNGSNDSTKETINTKIKPIDGITSTLTLFCT
- a CDS encoding DUF5654 family protein, which translates into the protein MADDAKPTMKTEILDKIAALVTAAFGLVAALAWNDAIKTIFKEVFGEQSTIGPMLLYAIVVTIIAVILTIIVARAVSNAKGS